A stretch of Lepidochelys kempii isolate rLepKem1 chromosome 14, rLepKem1.hap2, whole genome shotgun sequence DNA encodes these proteins:
- the LOC140897639 gene encoding zinc finger protein RFP-like isoform X1, which translates to MAAPDPVECLQKEVSCSICLDYFTDPVSIDCGHNFCRDCIRQCSKKSEAKLSCPQCRGTALKRKFRPSRELANVAEIAKRLSCQAAQGAGREKTCNTHQEVLKLFCEEDQSPICLICRESRAHRFHTVAPIEEAIQDYKEQIQMQLQTLKEERRKLLGFKVTGEKRRQEYLEQTKTQRCKILSEFDQLRHLLEEQERLLLARLGELEKEIVNRQNGSVAKLSEEISHLSELISELEKKYQQPASEFLQDIRSTLNRCKVGDFQQPLEIFPDVEKRLSNFSQKNIVLKETLRKFKESLPSELEVEWANVTLDPDTANPHLVLAEDRKSVWWEDTPQDLPDNPKRFDTYCCVLGREGFTSGRNDWEVHLGQQGFWTVGIARESVWRKGWLSLDPSQGIWAVGLCGGQYQAYTSPDTLLPLSRRPGRIRVSLDYERGQVAFFDVDNEAPIFTFHPASFNGERILPFFWVWESQLTLCP; encoded by the exons ATGGCAGCTCCTGATCCTGTGGAGTGTTTGCAAAAAGAAGTTTCTTGTTCCATCTGTCTGGATTATTTTACTGACCCGGTGTCTATCGATTGCGGGCACAACTTCTGCCGTGACTGTATCCGGCAGTGCTCGAAGAAATCGGAGGCCAAACTGTCCTGCCCTCAGTGCAGAGGCACGGCCCTGAAGAGAAAATTCAGGCCCAGCCGGGAGTTAGCAAATGTGGCTGAAATAGCCAAACGGCTGAGTTGCCAGGCTGCCcaaggggcaggaagggagaaGACATGTAACACCCACCAGGAGGTTCTGAAACTGTTCTGTGAGGAGGATCAAAGCCCCATCTGTCTGATCTGCAGAGAGTCCCGTGCTCACAGATTTCACACTGTGGCTCCCATAGAAGAAGCTATCCAGGATTACAAG GAACAAATCCAGATGCAATTGCAGACTCtgaaagaagagagaagaaagCTCCTGGGGTTTAAAGTAACTGGGGAGAAGAGACGCCAGGAATATCTG GAACAGACGAAAACCCAGAGGTGCAAGATCCTGTCTGAATTTGATCAGCTGCGCCATCTACTGGAGGAACAAGAGCGGCTCCTGCTGGCCCGGCTGGGAGAGCTGGAGAAGGAGATTGTGAACCGGCAGAATGGAAGTGTTGCTAAACTCTCAGAGGAGATTTCCCATCTCAGTGAGCTGATCAGTGAGTTAGAGAAGAAGTATCAGCAGCCAGCGAGtgaattcctgcag GACATCAGAAGCACCTTGAACAG GTGCAAGGTGGGGGACTTCCAGCAGCCACTGGAGATTTTTCCTGACGTGGAAAAGAGACTCAGCAATTTCTCTCAAAAAAATATTGTTCTGAAGGAGACACTGAGGAAATTCAAAG agTCTCTGCCGTCTGAATTGGAGGTGGAATGGG cgaatgtgactctggatccagacacggcgAATCCCCACCTCGTCCTGGCCGAGGATCGGAAAAGTGTGTGGTGGGAGGACACGCCTCAGGATCTGCCCGACAATCCCAAAAGATTTGATACGTACTGCTGCGTGCTGGGCCGGGAGGGATTCACCTCAGGGAGGAACGACTGGGAAGTgcacctggggcagcagggatTCTGGACTGTCGGGATCGCCCGAGAATctgtgtggagaaagggatggCTTAGTCTGGACCCCTCCCAGGGGATCTGGGCTGTGGGCCTCTGTGGGGGACAGTACCAGGCTTACACCTCCCCCGACACCCTGCTTCCTCTGAGTAGGAGGCCTGGGAGGATCCGAGTTTCTCTGGACTACGAAAGGGGGCAGGTGGCTTTTTTTGATGTTGATAACGAGGCCCCAATCTTCACTTTCCATCCTGCCTCTTTCAATGGGGAAAGAATCCTCCCTTTCTTCTGGGTCTGGGAATCCCAGCTCACGCTGTGTCCCTGA
- the LOC140897639 gene encoding zinc finger protein RFP-like isoform X2 — MAAPDPVECLQKEVSCSICLDYFTDPVSIDCGHNFCRDCIRQCSKKSEAKLSCPQCRGTALKRKFRPSRELANVAEIAKRLSCQAAQGAGREKTCNTHQEVLKLFCEEDQSPICLICRESRAHRFHTVAPIEEAIQDYKEQTKTQRCKILSEFDQLRHLLEEQERLLLARLGELEKEIVNRQNGSVAKLSEEISHLSELISELEKKYQQPASEFLQDIRSTLNRCKVGDFQQPLEIFPDVEKRLSNFSQKNIVLKETLRKFKESLPSELEVEWANVTLDPDTANPHLVLAEDRKSVWWEDTPQDLPDNPKRFDTYCCVLGREGFTSGRNDWEVHLGQQGFWTVGIARESVWRKGWLSLDPSQGIWAVGLCGGQYQAYTSPDTLLPLSRRPGRIRVSLDYERGQVAFFDVDNEAPIFTFHPASFNGERILPFFWVWESQLTLCP, encoded by the exons ATGGCAGCTCCTGATCCTGTGGAGTGTTTGCAAAAAGAAGTTTCTTGTTCCATCTGTCTGGATTATTTTACTGACCCGGTGTCTATCGATTGCGGGCACAACTTCTGCCGTGACTGTATCCGGCAGTGCTCGAAGAAATCGGAGGCCAAACTGTCCTGCCCTCAGTGCAGAGGCACGGCCCTGAAGAGAAAATTCAGGCCCAGCCGGGAGTTAGCAAATGTGGCTGAAATAGCCAAACGGCTGAGTTGCCAGGCTGCCcaaggggcaggaagggagaaGACATGTAACACCCACCAGGAGGTTCTGAAACTGTTCTGTGAGGAGGATCAAAGCCCCATCTGTCTGATCTGCAGAGAGTCCCGTGCTCACAGATTTCACACTGTGGCTCCCATAGAAGAAGCTATCCAGGATTACAAG GAACAGACGAAAACCCAGAGGTGCAAGATCCTGTCTGAATTTGATCAGCTGCGCCATCTACTGGAGGAACAAGAGCGGCTCCTGCTGGCCCGGCTGGGAGAGCTGGAGAAGGAGATTGTGAACCGGCAGAATGGAAGTGTTGCTAAACTCTCAGAGGAGATTTCCCATCTCAGTGAGCTGATCAGTGAGTTAGAGAAGAAGTATCAGCAGCCAGCGAGtgaattcctgcag GACATCAGAAGCACCTTGAACAG GTGCAAGGTGGGGGACTTCCAGCAGCCACTGGAGATTTTTCCTGACGTGGAAAAGAGACTCAGCAATTTCTCTCAAAAAAATATTGTTCTGAAGGAGACACTGAGGAAATTCAAAG agTCTCTGCCGTCTGAATTGGAGGTGGAATGGG cgaatgtgactctggatccagacacggcgAATCCCCACCTCGTCCTGGCCGAGGATCGGAAAAGTGTGTGGTGGGAGGACACGCCTCAGGATCTGCCCGACAATCCCAAAAGATTTGATACGTACTGCTGCGTGCTGGGCCGGGAGGGATTCACCTCAGGGAGGAACGACTGGGAAGTgcacctggggcagcagggatTCTGGACTGTCGGGATCGCCCGAGAATctgtgtggagaaagggatggCTTAGTCTGGACCCCTCCCAGGGGATCTGGGCTGTGGGCCTCTGTGGGGGACAGTACCAGGCTTACACCTCCCCCGACACCCTGCTTCCTCTGAGTAGGAGGCCTGGGAGGATCCGAGTTTCTCTGGACTACGAAAGGGGGCAGGTGGCTTTTTTTGATGTTGATAACGAGGCCCCAATCTTCACTTTCCATCCTGCCTCTTTCAATGGGGAAAGAATCCTCCCTTTCTTCTGGGTCTGGGAATCCCAGCTCACGCTGTGTCCCTGA